One stretch of Francisella sp. LA112445 DNA includes these proteins:
- the rpsT gene encoding 30S ribosomal protein S20: protein MANSKQAKKRIIQAERNRQHNVARRSMMRTFLKKTTNAIEKGDVEAAKENFTKVVPLLDKYATKGLIHKNKAARHKSRLSAKIKALSAA, encoded by the coding sequence TTGGCTAACTCAAAACAAGCGAAAAAAAGAATTATTCAAGCTGAAAGAAATCGTCAACACAATGTTGCTCGTCGTTCAATGATGAGAACTTTCTTGAAAAAAACAACTAACGCTATAGAAAAAGGCGATGTTGAAGCAGCAAAAGAGAACTTCACAAAAGTAGTTCCTTTACTAGACAAGTATGCAACTAAAGGATTAATCCACAAGAATAAAGCAGCTAGACATAAGTCTCGTTTAAGCGCTAAAATCAAAGCTCTTTCTGCTGCTTAA
- a CDS encoding phosphoheptose isomerase, whose amino-acid sequence MTSLDKVNSYFESSIQAKIETANVLPPAIAQAAKAMVSCLENGGKILACGNGGSGAIAQHFSSKLLNHFEMERPPLPAVSLTADTATITAVGNHYGFAEIFAKQVAALGNEDDILLVISTTGDSENILKAVEEAHDLEMKVIALTGADGGRLQNMYNPEDIELRVPSDNIASIQENHFLIIHCLCDIIDQKLFAGLED is encoded by the coding sequence ATGACTTCTTTAGATAAGGTTAATAGCTATTTTGAGAGTAGTATACAGGCTAAGATAGAAACGGCAAATGTTTTACCTCCTGCTATTGCCCAAGCTGCAAAGGCAATGGTCTCCTGCTTAGAGAATGGAGGTAAGATTCTAGCTTGTGGCAATGGCGGCTCTGGTGCGATTGCGCAGCATTTCTCATCGAAACTGTTAAATCACTTCGAGATGGAAAGACCGCCTTTACCTGCAGTTTCTTTGACAGCTGATACAGCAACTATAACAGCTGTAGGCAATCACTATGGCTTTGCAGAGATATTTGCTAAGCAGGTAGCAGCACTTGGCAATGAAGATGATATCTTGTTGGTTATATCAACTACAGGTGACTCAGAGAATATACTTAAAGCTGTTGAGGAAGCTCATGATTTAGAGATGAAAGTTATAGCTTTAACAGGAGCAGATGGTGGGAGATTGCAAAATATGTATAATCCAGAAGATATAGAATTGAGAGTCCCATCAGATAATATTGCAAGTATACAGGAGAATCATTTTCTTATAATTCATTGCTTATGTGATATTATTGATCAAAAATTATTTGCTGGCCTAGAAGATTAA
- the def gene encoding peptide deformylase produces MSLEILKYPHPVLKEVAEEVKSEEINDQLRETLDEMREMMLDANGVGLAAIQVGIKKRFFIMFDNLDDSSPEIIAIINPKIIEQDGEVIDEEGCLSFPGVSAKVKRATSVKISALNEFGEEVIIQKEGFLARCIQHEIDHLNGITFFDHLGSLKRKMIEKKYKKLMKENSQV; encoded by the coding sequence ATGTCTTTAGAGATCTTAAAATATCCTCACCCTGTCCTAAAAGAAGTAGCTGAAGAGGTTAAGAGTGAAGAGATAAATGATCAACTACGTGAAACTCTAGATGAAATGCGTGAAATGATGCTTGATGCTAATGGTGTTGGGCTAGCAGCTATTCAAGTAGGCATCAAAAAAAGATTTTTTATAATGTTTGATAACCTAGATGATTCTTCTCCAGAAATTATAGCTATTATAAACCCTAAGATAATAGAACAAGATGGTGAAGTAATTGATGAAGAAGGTTGTCTTTCATTCCCTGGAGTCTCTGCGAAAGTAAAAAGAGCTACTAGTGTCAAAATATCTGCTTTAAATGAATTTGGTGAAGAGGTTATAATCCAAAAAGAAGGCTTCCTAGCTCGTTGTATACAACATGAGATAGATCATCTTAATGGGATAACATTCTTTGATCACCTAGGCTCTCTTAAAAGGAAAATGATAGAAAAAAAATATAAAAAACTTATGAAGGAAAACTCTCAAGTATAG
- the ribH gene encoding 6,7-dimethyl-8-ribityllumazine synthase encodes MEKLAIVVSEFNSLITDKMLEGALEEAYSQGLKDSQIYIKKVPGAVELPYAAKLLAETSKFDAIVLLGCVIRGETDHYDYVCDQVSYGTQRVMHEYNLPVIFGILTTHNKEQALERVGGKKGHKGKYCVQAALTMAKMKKDILEQGV; translated from the coding sequence ATGGAAAAATTAGCTATTGTTGTAAGTGAGTTTAACTCTTTAATTACAGATAAAATGTTGGAGGGAGCTTTGGAAGAAGCTTATTCTCAAGGGTTAAAAGATAGCCAAATCTATATTAAAAAAGTTCCAGGCGCTGTTGAGCTTCCATATGCCGCTAAACTTTTAGCTGAAACTTCTAAATTTGATGCTATCGTACTACTTGGCTGTGTAATTCGTGGTGAAACAGATCACTATGATTATGTATGTGATCAAGTAAGCTATGGTACTCAAAGAGTCATGCATGAATATAATTTACCGGTAATTTTTGGTATATTAACTACACATAATAAAGAGCAAGCCTTAGAAAGAGTTGGTGGTAAAAAAGGCCACAAAGGTAAGTATTGCGTTCAAGCAGCTTTGACTATGGCAAAAATGAAAAAAGATATATTAGAACAAGGAGTATAA
- a CDS encoding recombinase family protein, with the protein MLIGYARVSTKEQKLDLQINALKERGCKRIFEEKKSSTKKDRTELARALDVLREGDTLVVWKLDRIGRSVKQLVSFVEDLSDNDINFISIKDGIDTSTSTGRFFFHIMASLAQMERELIVERTQAGLAAARLKGRKGGRPRKMTDKKMRSAKKLLEEGISPTDVAEDLGISIPTLYRWIPASDIN; encoded by the coding sequence ATGCTAATAGGATATGCCAGAGTCTCGACTAAAGAGCAGAAATTGGATCTACAAATTAACGCTTTAAAAGAAAGAGGCTGTAAAAGAATATTTGAAGAGAAAAAAAGTAGTACTAAAAAAGATCGTACTGAACTTGCTCGAGCTTTAGATGTTTTACGTGAAGGAGATACTTTAGTTGTCTGGAAACTTGATCGTATAGGTAGAAGTGTTAAGCAGCTAGTATCATTCGTAGAAGATCTTTCTGATAATGATATTAATTTTATAAGCATTAAAGATGGTATTGATACTTCAACAAGTACTGGTAGATTCTTCTTTCATATCATGGCGTCATTAGCACAAATGGAGAGGGAACTAATTGTTGAGCGAACTCAAGCAGGCTTAGCTGCTGCTAGGCTTAAAGGCCGTAAAGGTGGAAGACCAAGAAAAATGACTGATAAAAAAATGAGGTCCGCTAAAAAATTATTGGAAGAAGGAATATCACCTACAGATGTTGCTGAAGATTTGGGTATATCAATTCCAACACTTTATAGGTGGATTCCAGCCTCAGATATAAATTAG
- the lepA gene encoding translation elongation factor 4: protein MKNIRNFSIIAHIDHGKSTLSDRFIQVCNGLTEREMKEQVLDSMDIERERGITIKAQSVTLDYTARDGQTYQLNFIDTPGHVDFSYEVSRSLAACEGALLVVDAAQGVEAQTVANCYTAIEQDLEVIPILNKIDLPSAEPERVAEEIEEIIGIDATGATTCSAKTGIGVEDVLETIVAKVPAPQGDVNEKLQALIIDSWFDNYLGVVSLVRIKNGTLKKGEKFKVMSTGVSYQADRVGVFTPKMKDLDHLKAGEVGFIIAGIKDIHGAPVGDTLTHTHNPTDKPVPGFKKVQPQVYAGMFTISSDDYPDFREALDKLSLNDASLFFEPEVSQALGFGFRCGFLGMLHMEIIQERLEREYNLDLITSAPTVVYKAVKKDGEMVEVDNPAKLPEPGAIAEIHEPIVRANILVPKDYVGSVITICVEKRGVQVDLNYVGSQVSITYDLPMIEVVSDFFDTLKSVTKGYGSLDYELIRYEPANMVRLDVLINGDKVDALASIVHKDQAKYKGRELVDRLKELIPRQMFEVAIQAAVGGTIVARSTVKALRKNVLAKCYGGDVSRKKKLLEKQKEGKKRMKNIGSVEIPQEAFLSVLKK, encoded by the coding sequence ATGAAAAATATTAGAAATTTCTCAATAATAGCACATATTGACCATGGTAAGTCTACTCTCTCTGATAGATTTATCCAAGTTTGTAATGGTTTAACAGAGCGTGAGATGAAAGAGCAAGTGCTTGACTCTATGGATATAGAAAGAGAGCGAGGCATTACAATCAAGGCTCAATCTGTAACTTTAGACTATACAGCTAGAGATGGGCAAACATATCAACTTAACTTTATTGATACTCCAGGTCACGTTGATTTCTCATACGAGGTTTCACGTTCATTAGCTGCTTGTGAGGGAGCTTTACTTGTTGTTGATGCCGCTCAAGGAGTTGAGGCGCAAACTGTTGCTAACTGCTATACAGCTATTGAGCAAGATTTAGAGGTGATTCCTATATTAAATAAGATAGATCTGCCATCTGCTGAACCTGAAAGAGTAGCGGAAGAAATCGAGGAGATAATCGGAATCGATGCAACAGGTGCGACTACTTGTAGTGCAAAAACAGGAATAGGTGTTGAAGATGTTTTAGAAACAATTGTTGCTAAAGTTCCAGCACCACAAGGTGATGTTAATGAAAAGCTTCAAGCTTTAATTATTGATTCGTGGTTTGATAACTATCTAGGTGTAGTTTCACTAGTTAGGATCAAGAATGGTACTTTGAAGAAAGGTGAGAAATTCAAAGTTATGTCAACAGGAGTTTCTTATCAGGCTGATAGAGTAGGTGTATTTACACCAAAGATGAAAGATCTTGACCATCTAAAAGCAGGAGAAGTTGGCTTTATTATTGCTGGTATCAAAGATATTCATGGTGCTCCTGTTGGTGATACTCTTACACATACTCATAATCCTACAGATAAACCAGTACCAGGATTTAAGAAGGTACAACCGCAGGTCTATGCAGGGATGTTTACAATAAGTTCAGATGACTATCCAGATTTTAGAGAAGCTTTAGATAAGCTAAGTCTAAATGATGCTTCATTATTTTTTGAGCCGGAGGTGTCTCAAGCTCTTGGGTTTGGTTTTAGGTGTGGTTTCTTAGGTATGCTACATATGGAGATTATCCAAGAAAGGTTAGAGAGAGAATATAATCTTGATCTAATCACTTCAGCACCAACTGTTGTCTATAAGGCTGTTAAAAAAGATGGTGAAATGGTTGAGGTTGATAATCCAGCTAAACTACCAGAACCCGGTGCAATTGCAGAGATACATGAGCCGATTGTACGAGCAAATATTCTTGTACCAAAGGATTATGTAGGTAGCGTAATAACAATCTGTGTTGAGAAAAGGGGTGTACAGGTTGATCTAAATTATGTTGGTAGTCAGGTTTCAATAACTTATGATTTACCGATGATAGAAGTTGTTTCTGATTTCTTTGATACTTTAAAATCCGTAACCAAAGGCTATGGATCGTTAGACTATGAATTAATTAGGTATGAGCCTGCAAATATGGTGCGTCTAGATGTGCTTATCAATGGGGATAAAGTCGATGCATTAGCAAGTATTGTACATAAAGATCAAGCTAAATATAAAGGTAGAGAGCTAGTTGACAGGCTAAAAGAGCTTATTCCTAGACAAATGTTTGAGGTCGCTATTCAAGCGGCTGTTGGTGGGACTATTGTTGCTAGAAGTACAGTTAAAGCGTTACGTAAAAATGTCTTAGCAAAATGTTACGGTGGCGATGTTTCACGTAAGAAAAAACTCCTAGAGAAGCAGAAAGAAGGTAAAAAGAGAATGAAAAATATTGGTTCAGTTGAAATTCCTCAGGAAGCTTTCTTATCAGTATTAAAGAAATAA
- a CDS encoding riboflavin synthase, protein MFSGIVQQLGEIKKISTQKNVKTFEIAFSNSQKCKIGDSVAVNGVCLTVTQLKNNEDIANFDAVPETLEKTNLDQLKLGDSVNTELALCYGDVVGGHMVQGHVDEKGIIRNITDVGGAWMIEISASTGFIKYLVNKGFVTIDGMSITIVEVLDKSFTVTLIPHTIDATIAKNYTQGSIVNLEADATGKYIYKYIKGFKENV, encoded by the coding sequence ATGTTTAGCGGAATAGTACAGCAATTAGGTGAAATAAAGAAAATATCTACACAAAAAAATGTTAAAACTTTTGAAATAGCTTTTAGCAATAGTCAAAAATGTAAAATTGGTGATAGCGTTGCAGTAAATGGTGTTTGTTTAACTGTTACACAACTAAAAAATAATGAGGATATAGCTAATTTTGATGCTGTTCCAGAAACTCTAGAAAAGACAAATTTAGACCAGCTAAAACTTGGTGACTCAGTAAATACAGAACTTGCGCTTTGCTATGGTGATGTTGTCGGTGGACACATGGTTCAAGGCCATGTTGATGAAAAAGGCATAATTAGAAATATTACAGATGTTGGTGGGGCTTGGATGATTGAAATATCCGCATCAACAGGTTTTATTAAGTATTTAGTAAACAAAGGGTTTGTAACCATCGACGGTATGAGTATAACGATAGTTGAAGTTCTAGATAAATCTTTCACCGTAACACTTATACCTCACACAATTGATGCAACTATTGCAAAAAATTATACTCAAGGCTCTATAGTAAACCTTGAAGCAGATGCCACAGGAAAATATATCTACAAGTATATAAAAGGATTTAAAGAAAATGTTTAA
- the ribD gene encoding bifunctional diaminohydroxyphosphoribosylaminopyrimidine deaminase/5-amino-6-(5-phosphoribosylamino)uracil reductase RibD, with product MKNIDRYYMQQALTLANRGRLTVSPNPMVGCIIVKNGAIISEGWHSMAGKSHAEVYALTKAGSQAKDSTVYVTLEPCCHQGRTAPCTDALIKAGVKKVVVATLDPNPKVAGNGIKKLKNAGIEVKVGLLKKEAQQLNKIFFHYQKKKTPFVYAKWAMSLDGKIAVNEGDSKEISSDKAFINTHQLRNICDAILIGKQTLIEDNPSLNVRININKLKNPTRFVLFSKIDEIDSNWKILDQNIAKTIFVCSDISDQAKTQLNHLGIEYWVLSSENKQVCLESLLEKMGNMGLTSLLVEGGRKTLENFINKKLINEFDTYLSPVIIADHNPKEKLCFNNVTKLGNDLLINSSFKENKNV from the coding sequence ATGAAAAATATTGACAGATACTATATGCAACAAGCTTTGACTTTAGCTAATAGAGGTAGGCTTACAGTCTCTCCAAACCCTATGGTTGGCTGCATTATAGTCAAAAATGGTGCGATTATTTCTGAAGGTTGGCACTCTATGGCGGGCAAATCTCATGCAGAGGTGTATGCATTAACTAAAGCAGGAAGCCAAGCAAAAGACTCTACAGTATATGTAACTCTTGAACCATGTTGTCATCAGGGTAGAACTGCGCCATGCACAGACGCGTTAATCAAAGCAGGAGTAAAAAAAGTTGTAGTGGCAACACTTGATCCAAATCCTAAAGTAGCTGGAAATGGTATCAAAAAACTCAAAAATGCTGGCATAGAAGTCAAAGTAGGACTTTTAAAAAAAGAAGCTCAGCAGCTAAACAAAATATTTTTTCACTATCAAAAGAAAAAAACTCCATTTGTATATGCTAAATGGGCAATGTCTTTAGATGGTAAAATAGCTGTTAATGAAGGTGACTCGAAAGAAATAAGCTCTGATAAAGCCTTCATAAACACTCATCAATTACGTAACATCTGTGATGCCATATTAATCGGCAAGCAAACTCTTATTGAAGATAATCCAAGTTTAAATGTACGCATAAATATCAATAAGCTTAAAAACCCTACAAGGTTTGTCCTATTTAGTAAAATTGATGAAATTGATAGTAATTGGAAAATCTTAGACCAGAATATTGCTAAGACTATTTTTGTTTGTAGTGATATATCTGATCAAGCAAAAACTCAACTTAATCACTTAGGAATTGAATATTGGGTCTTATCCTCCGAAAATAAACAAGTTTGCTTAGAGAGCCTTTTAGAAAAAATGGGAAATATGGGCTTAACAAGCCTTCTTGTAGAAGGCGGTAGAAAAACTCTTGAAAACTTCATTAATAAGAAGCTTATAAATGAATTTGATACATATTTAAGTCCAGTAATAATAGCTGATCATAATCCTAAAGAAAAACTATGCTTTAATAACGTAACGAAACTAGGTAATGATTTACTTATAAATTCTAGCTTTAAGGAAAACAAAAATGTTTAG
- a CDS encoding outer membrane protein assembly factor BamE, producing the protein MNSKRLTKLIILAAISFFLAGCVEPYTAPVPQGKKILNKELLEIKPNMTKSEVVYILGSPDMIDTFNPNQYIYINTYKKDMQSSIFSESKLILTFNNQDKLVGISGNYAPPTKEPVF; encoded by the coding sequence ATGAATTCAAAAAGACTAACTAAACTTATTATCTTGGCTGCTATTAGTTTTTTCTTGGCTGGATGTGTAGAACCATATACTGCACCAGTACCTCAAGGTAAAAAAATATTAAATAAAGAACTTCTTGAAATAAAGCCTAATATGACTAAGAGTGAAGTTGTATATATATTAGGTTCACCAGATATGATAGATACATTCAATCCAAATCAGTATATCTATATCAACACTTACAAAAAAGATATGCAGTCTAGTATTTTTAGTGAATCGAAACTAATATTGACTTTCAATAACCAAGATAAATTAGTTGGTATTTCTGGGAACTATGCACCACCAACTAAAGAGCCAGTATTCTAG
- the mnmA gene encoding tRNA 2-thiouridine(34) synthase MnmA: protein MSKKVIVGISGGVDSSVSALLLKQQGYDVTGVFMKNWEEDDTDEFCSAEQDIADAQAVCDSIGIPFKKINFAAEYWDNVFEHFLTEYKAGRTPNPDILCNKEIKFKAFLSYVHLLGGDYIATGHYARTRVLEDGSVQLIKGLDDNKDQTYFLYTLGQEQLKQTIFPIGDIEKEKVRQIAKDNNLVTFDKKDSTGICFIGERKFKEFLSKYLPAQKGEIHDENGIKIGQHDGLMYYTIGQRQGLGIGGVKNRPEIPWFAAKKDLENNVLIAVQGHDHPMLFRDSLEAIDLSWVAGHPPADKFKCKAKVRYRQKDQSCEVSVMSDGSVKVIFDQPQRAITPGQSVVFYDEDICLGGGIIV, encoded by the coding sequence ATGTCTAAAAAAGTAATAGTAGGTATTTCAGGAGGTGTTGATTCCTCAGTTTCGGCGTTGTTATTAAAGCAACAGGGTTATGATGTAACCGGTGTATTTATGAAAAACTGGGAAGAGGATGATACAGATGAGTTTTGTTCAGCTGAGCAGGATATTGCAGATGCTCAAGCAGTTTGTGACTCTATAGGTATCCCTTTTAAGAAGATCAACTTTGCTGCAGAGTATTGGGATAATGTTTTTGAACATTTCCTGACAGAGTATAAAGCAGGTAGAACACCAAATCCTGATATCTTATGTAATAAGGAAATTAAATTTAAAGCCTTTTTAAGCTATGTTCATCTTTTAGGAGGTGATTACATAGCGACAGGTCATTATGCGCGCACACGCGTCTTAGAAGATGGTTCTGTGCAGCTTATTAAAGGCTTAGATGATAATAAAGATCAAACATATTTTTTATATACTCTTGGCCAAGAGCAGTTAAAACAAACAATATTCCCAATTGGAGATATTGAAAAAGAAAAGGTCCGTCAAATAGCAAAAGATAATAATCTTGTTACTTTTGATAAAAAAGATAGTACAGGTATCTGTTTTATTGGTGAACGCAAATTTAAAGAGTTTTTATCTAAATATCTACCAGCTCAAAAAGGTGAGATTCACGATGAAAATGGTATAAAAATTGGTCAGCATGATGGGCTTATGTATTACACAATAGGGCAAAGACAGGGTTTAGGTATCGGAGGTGTTAAGAATCGTCCTGAGATACCATGGTTTGCCGCTAAAAAAGATTTAGAAAATAATGTCCTTATTGCTGTGCAAGGTCATGATCATCCGATGCTTTTTAGAGATTCTCTGGAGGCAATTGATTTAAGCTGGGTGGCAGGCCATCCTCCTGCAGATAAGTTTAAATGTAAAGCTAAAGTTCGCTATAGACAAAAAGATCAGTCTTGTGAAGTGTCTGTAATGTCAGATGGTTCAGTCAAAGTGATATTTGATCAACCTCAAAGAGCTATAACCCCAGGTCAATCAGTAGTTTTCTATGATGAAGATATATGTCTTGGAGGAGGTATTATAGTTTGA
- the ribB gene encoding 3,4-dihydroxy-2-butanone-4-phosphate synthase, with translation MFKQIKNNVENAINALKQGTPVVVLDDYDRENEGDLILPGQKANEENIAFMLEHTSGIVCLSMDSKQANQLNLSPMVAADKNNSTFTTPFTVTIEAKEGVTTGVSAKDRAHTIQVASKPDAKADELARPGHIFPLIANDKGVLGRNGHTEAAVDLMKLSGFNSAGVLCELMNKDGSMMKAQQLEEFAKKHNLPLLTIAELYQYRLATEIFVEKAASSVIPFDHVGELEMTVYKDKFNSEEVVVLSKPYKGDKPLVRMHSSCITGDLFGSLRCDCQAQLRKAMQMINEEGGYLIYLDQEGRGIGLTNKLKAYNLQMHENMDTIEANVALGLPVDARKYDLAIQVLKYNKIDSCRLISNNPKKINALETVGIHAEPVACEAFVNSHNKSYLMTKKDKMKHTIKGL, from the coding sequence ATGTTTAAACAAATAAAAAACAATGTTGAAAATGCTATCAATGCCCTTAAACAAGGTACTCCTGTAGTTGTACTTGATGACTACGATCGTGAGAATGAAGGAGATCTAATATTACCTGGTCAAAAAGCAAATGAAGAGAATATAGCCTTTATGCTAGAACATACAAGCGGTATCGTGTGCTTATCTATGGACTCAAAACAGGCAAACCAATTAAACTTATCACCTATGGTTGCTGCTGATAAAAACAATAGCACATTCACAACTCCTTTTACCGTAACAATAGAAGCTAAAGAAGGTGTTACTACAGGAGTTTCTGCAAAAGATAGAGCCCATACTATTCAAGTTGCATCAAAGCCAGATGCTAAAGCTGATGAGCTAGCTCGCCCTGGCCATATTTTCCCACTTATTGCTAATGATAAAGGTGTTTTAGGACGCAATGGCCATACTGAAGCAGCTGTTGATCTTATGAAGCTTAGTGGTTTTAATAGCGCTGGTGTTTTGTGTGAGCTTATGAACAAAGATGGTTCTATGATGAAGGCTCAACAACTTGAAGAATTTGCTAAGAAACATAATCTTCCGCTATTAACTATTGCTGAACTATATCAATACCGTTTAGCTACTGAAATCTTTGTTGAAAAGGCAGCTAGCTCTGTAATCCCATTTGATCATGTTGGTGAACTTGAGATGACTGTCTACAAAGACAAGTTCAACAGCGAAGAGGTTGTTGTATTATCTAAACCTTACAAAGGCGACAAACCTCTAGTAAGAATGCACTCGTCATGTATCACAGGGGATCTTTTTGGATCATTACGTTGCGACTGCCAGGCACAGCTAAGAAAGGCCATGCAAATGATCAATGAGGAAGGCGGATATTTGATTTATCTAGATCAAGAAGGTCGAGGCATTGGTTTAACAAACAAACTAAAAGCATACAACCTACAAATGCATGAGAATATGGATACTATCGAAGCAAATGTTGCTTTAGGTCTACCCGTTGATGCTAGAAAATATGACTTAGCAATACAGGTTCTAAAGTACAATAAGATCGATAGCTGTAGACTTATTTCCAATAACCCTAAAAAAATTAATGCTTTAGAAACAGTTGGGATACATGCAGAACCTGTAGCTTGTGAAGCTTTTGTTAACTCACATAATAAAAGTTACTTAATGACAAAAAAAGATAAAATGAAACACACAATTAAAGGATTATAA